The following coding sequences lie in one Spirosoma sp. KUDC1026 genomic window:
- the recG gene encoding ATP-dependent DNA helicase RecG has translation MTERTTFFDTPLSYLKGLGPQRTELLNKELNLFTYGDLIQYYPFRYDDRTRFYTISELMDSMPSAQVRGRLRDWTLEGEGGKKRLVATFSDGTGSMSLVWFQGITFIEKTLRRDGEYVVYGKPQSFNGHFSIIHPELENTATASETEAGFFPVYNLTDKLRKRYLDSKAIGKAMRGLLELSWPHIRETLPDALIQQYRLISKRDAMWNIHLPQHQGWLKQAQRRLKFEELFYNQLRLIKNKLIQKEEFPGQIFRDTSLMKHFYNELLPFELTGAQQKVIKEIYADFLTGKQMNRLLQGDVGSGKTIVAFIACLMAIGSGAQACIMAPTEILADQHYNGLKPFADAMGLNIGILTGSTNKKRRVVLHQELQEGKMHILVGTHALLEDAVQYKNLGLCIIDEQHRFGVAQRAKLWRKNETVPPHILVMTATPIPRTLAMTLYGNLDVSIIDELPKGRKPIKTVHKYDKHRSEVFGFMRQQLELGRQVYVVYPLIEESEKLDYKDLMDGFESIQRAFPRPNYEVGMLHGKMLPYEKDDEMKRFLKRETQIMVATTVIEVGVNVPNASVMVIESAERFGLSQLHQLRGRVGRGADQSYCVLMTGYKLSTDTRTRLETMVRTNNGFEIADVDLQLRGPGDLSGTQQSGVMDLMIADLAKDGAILAAARESAQAILTQDPELVLPQHAPIRNHLDNIKQTENNWGRIS, from the coding sequence ATGACCGAACGTACCACTTTTTTTGATACCCCACTCAGCTACCTCAAAGGGCTCGGACCGCAACGGACCGAGCTGCTCAATAAAGAACTGAATCTGTTCACCTACGGCGATCTGATTCAGTATTACCCATTTCGGTACGACGACCGAACCCGTTTCTATACCATTAGTGAGTTAATGGATTCGATGCCGTCGGCGCAGGTACGGGGGCGATTGCGTGACTGGACGCTGGAGGGCGAAGGCGGTAAGAAGCGACTGGTAGCTACGTTCTCCGACGGAACCGGCTCAATGAGTCTGGTCTGGTTTCAGGGCATTACGTTCATCGAAAAAACACTCCGGCGGGATGGCGAGTACGTGGTCTACGGAAAACCGCAGTCATTCAACGGACATTTCAGCATTATTCACCCCGAGCTGGAAAATACCGCAACGGCTTCTGAAACAGAAGCGGGCTTCTTTCCCGTTTATAACCTCACCGATAAACTCCGTAAACGGTATCTGGACAGCAAGGCGATTGGAAAAGCCATGCGCGGCCTGCTCGAACTATCATGGCCGCACATCCGCGAAACGCTGCCCGACGCCCTCATTCAGCAGTACCGGCTGATCAGCAAGCGGGATGCTATGTGGAACATTCACCTGCCCCAGCATCAGGGGTGGCTGAAGCAGGCGCAGCGACGGCTAAAGTTTGAAGAGCTGTTTTACAACCAATTACGGCTGATTAAAAATAAGCTGATTCAGAAAGAAGAGTTTCCGGGGCAGATTTTCCGGGATACGTCGCTGATGAAGCACTTTTACAATGAGCTGCTTCCCTTTGAGTTGACCGGTGCCCAGCAGAAAGTTATTAAAGAGATTTACGCCGATTTCCTGACCGGCAAACAAATGAACCGGCTTTTGCAGGGTGACGTGGGTAGCGGGAAAACCATTGTAGCGTTCATCGCCTGCCTGATGGCTATTGGCAGTGGGGCGCAGGCCTGTATTATGGCACCCACCGAAATCCTGGCCGATCAGCATTACAACGGGCTGAAACCATTCGCTGACGCGATGGGTCTGAACATCGGTATTCTGACGGGGTCGACAAACAAGAAGCGCCGGGTTGTGCTGCACCAGGAATTGCAGGAGGGAAAAATGCACATTCTGGTCGGGACGCACGCGCTGCTGGAAGATGCGGTACAGTACAAAAATTTGGGGCTGTGTATCATTGACGAGCAGCACCGCTTCGGGGTAGCACAGCGGGCCAAACTCTGGCGCAAGAACGAAACCGTTCCGCCCCATATTCTGGTCATGACTGCCACGCCCATTCCCCGAACGCTGGCCATGACACTCTACGGCAACCTGGACGTATCGATCATCGACGAATTGCCCAAAGGCCGGAAACCGATCAAAACGGTTCATAAATACGACAAGCACCGATCTGAAGTGTTTGGCTTTATGCGGCAGCAGCTTGAATTGGGCCGGCAGGTCTACGTCGTGTATCCGCTGATTGAAGAATCCGAGAAACTGGACTACAAAGATTTGATGGATGGCTTCGAGAGCATCCAGCGGGCGTTCCCCCGGCCTAACTACGAAGTGGGAATGCTGCACGGGAAAATGCTGCCGTACGAGAAAGACGATGAGATGAAGCGATTCCTGAAACGGGAAACCCAGATCATGGTCGCCACGACGGTTATTGAGGTCGGGGTGAACGTACCAAACGCCAGCGTCATGGTAATCGAAAGTGCCGAGCGCTTCGGCTTATCGCAGCTGCACCAGTTGCGGGGCCGCGTCGGTCGGGGAGCCGACCAGTCGTACTGTGTTTTGATGACCGGCTACAAGCTCAGCACCGATACCCGCACCCGACTGGAAACGATGGTCCGGACAAACAACGGGTTTGAGATCGCCGACGTGGACTTACAATTGCGCGGCCCCGGCGATCTGAGCGGTACGCAGCAAAGTGGCGTGATGGATCTGATGATTGCCGATCTGGCAAAAGATGGGGCTATACTTGCCGCTGCCCGCGAGTCGGCGCAGGCTATCCTGACCCAAGATCCGGAACTGGTTCTGCCCCAGCACGCACCCATCCGGAATCACCTCGACAATATCAAGCAAACCGAAAATAACTGGGGACGGATTTCATAA
- a CDS encoding DUF5723 family protein, whose amino-acid sequence MKYSLLLGTMFLTTTAALAQNMLGISTSRYGGTNRLYINPALAADSPSEIYFNIGTVNGHLDNNYVRYQAPFSLFQLITGSVPPQYRKPNGALDFSTNYTRENLDGAPKNGTLSGEVRGPAILKRVGESSAFAITTRFRAIAQVTNASQELLSAIRSSLNDGAIYGIPNRNNGFGVNANTYSEIGVTYAGALFEGEASKLLLGATAKVLLGYNAQHLINRGLDYQVVADPDNPNSALLEVNRFNATLGYTTYLQNRGLGLGTLLNPSAPGKGVGLDVGLTFVSQYDSDSPAWRLGAAVTDIGGLTYKGEQYEYVNRVQTNPIIFRSSDFDRINSASDLLNVIQTKFNANRTPDDTRFWAGLPTSLNLTADYQLPDGAGISVTYLRDMRSDEATSVHQPTLFAITPRYDKRWLSFALPISYLNRGLTAGASLRVGPAWLGTDNFLGLVGTSSNGIRPRGLDVYGGVAFGLGGSRRDDY is encoded by the coding sequence ATGAAGTATTCGCTGCTGCTGGGAACGATGTTCCTGACAACAACGGCCGCTCTGGCCCAGAATATGCTGGGCATCTCAACCAGCCGCTACGGGGGAACGAACCGACTCTACATTAACCCGGCGCTGGCTGCCGATTCGCCCAGTGAGATTTATTTCAATATCGGAACGGTAAACGGACACCTTGATAACAACTATGTTCGTTACCAGGCGCCGTTCTCACTGTTTCAACTCATCACCGGCAGCGTTCCTCCCCAGTATCGCAAACCCAACGGGGCGCTGGACTTTTCAACCAACTACACGCGGGAAAATCTGGACGGAGCCCCCAAAAACGGTACGTTATCCGGCGAAGTGCGCGGGCCGGCCATCCTGAAACGAGTTGGGGAAAGCTCGGCCTTTGCCATAACGACCCGATTCCGCGCCATAGCCCAGGTAACCAATGCCTCCCAGGAGCTTCTGTCGGCTATTCGGTCTAGTCTGAACGACGGGGCGATATACGGAATTCCAAATCGGAACAACGGGTTTGGAGTTAATGCCAATACGTATTCCGAAATCGGTGTTACGTATGCTGGAGCGCTGTTTGAAGGCGAGGCAAGCAAGCTTCTGCTCGGAGCTACGGCGAAGGTATTGCTTGGGTATAACGCACAGCACCTCATCAACCGGGGCCTTGACTATCAGGTCGTGGCCGACCCAGATAACCCCAATAGCGCTTTGCTGGAAGTTAATCGCTTCAATGCTACGCTGGGGTACACGACCTACCTGCAGAACCGGGGATTGGGATTGGGTACGCTGTTGAACCCATCGGCGCCGGGGAAGGGTGTCGGGCTGGATGTCGGTCTGACGTTTGTCAGTCAGTACGATAGCGACAGTCCGGCTTGGCGGCTGGGAGCGGCTGTGACCGATATTGGGGGATTAACGTACAAAGGTGAACAATATGAGTACGTCAACAGGGTGCAGACAAATCCGATCATTTTCCGCAGCAGCGACTTTGATCGGATCAACAGCGCGAGTGATCTGCTGAACGTCATTCAGACCAAGTTTAATGCGAACCGGACGCCAGATGATACCCGTTTTTGGGCGGGGCTGCCCACTTCGCTAAACCTGACCGCCGATTATCAATTACCCGACGGCGCTGGTATCAGCGTAACCTACCTGCGCGATATGCGGTCGGATGAGGCTACCAGCGTTCATCAGCCCACGCTGTTTGCCATAACACCCCGTTACGACAAACGCTGGCTGAGCTTTGCCCTACCCATTTCGTACCTAAACCGGGGCCTGACCGCTGGTGCATCGCTGCGGGTGGGACCAGCCTGGCTGGGGACCGATAACTTTCTGGGCCTGGTTGGGACCAGCTCGAACGGCATCAGACCCCGTGGTCTGGATGTGTACGGTGGAGTGGCTTTTGGTCTGGGGGGATCTCGCCGGGACGATTATTGA
- a CDS encoding NifU family protein yields the protein MNPTLNRPVSIFTEGSPNPNSMKFVINFELVPAGLSFDYAAPSDALVTGKESPLAVALFGFDFVQRVFIAGNFITITKNDETDWDEVLFELKFFLKEYFGEQKPVFAQKTMDANSVKLDMDSETVQKIKAVLDQYIRPAVESDGGAISFYSFDEPSGTVKVLLQGSCSGCPSSTLTLKAGIENLLTRLVPEVKLVEAEGV from the coding sequence ATGAATCCCACGCTGAATCGCCCTGTTTCTATATTTACCGAAGGCAGCCCCAATCCGAACTCGATGAAGTTCGTCATTAACTTTGAACTGGTTCCGGCCGGACTTTCCTTCGACTATGCCGCTCCGTCCGATGCGCTCGTTACGGGAAAAGAATCGCCCCTAGCGGTCGCCCTGTTCGGCTTCGATTTTGTGCAGCGGGTCTTCATTGCCGGTAATTTCATTACCATTACGAAGAATGACGAAACCGATTGGGATGAAGTTCTCTTCGAACTCAAGTTCTTCCTGAAAGAATATTTTGGCGAACAGAAGCCCGTGTTTGCCCAGAAGACCATGGACGCTAACAGCGTGAAGCTGGATATGGACTCTGAAACAGTACAGAAGATCAAAGCGGTACTGGATCAGTATATCCGGCCCGCGGTTGAATCCGACGGGGGCGCCATCAGCTTCTATTCCTTCGATGAACCCAGCGGTACGGTAAAAGTGCTTCTGCAGGGATCGTGCAGCGGTTGCCCATCGTCGACGCTGACGCTGAAAGCGGGCATCGAAAACCTGCTGACCCGCCTGGTTCCTGAAGTGAAACTGGTAGAAGCCGAGGGCGTGTAA
- the rpmA gene encoding 50S ribosomal protein L27, protein MAHKKGVGSSKNGRDSHSKRLGVKLFGGESAIAGNIIVRQRGTKHHPGKNVGLGKDFTLFALVDGTVKFRPGRASRSYVDIVPAGPSAVEAAPVETAAA, encoded by the coding sequence ATGGCACACAAGAAAGGTGTAGGTAGTTCCAAAAACGGTCGTGATTCGCACAGCAAACGTCTGGGTGTAAAACTGTTCGGCGGTGAATCGGCTATTGCCGGTAACATCATTGTTCGTCAGCGCGGTACGAAACACCACCCCGGCAAAAACGTCGGTCTGGGTAAAGATTTCACGCTGTTCGCACTGGTTGACGGTACGGTAAAATTCCGTCCGGGCCGCGCGAGCCGCTCATACGTAGATATCGTTCCTGCTGGTCCTTCGGCAGTTGAAGCAGCCCCCGTTGAAACGGCAGCTGCCTAA
- the rplU gene encoding 50S ribosomal protein L21 has translation MYAIVEIAGQQFKIQKGRSIYTHRLEGDVDAALASDKVKILLVDNEGSITVGAPTVAGVTVSAKIVEHLKGEKVIVFKKKRRKGYKKKNGHRQYLTKVLIEDITL, from the coding sequence ATGTACGCAATCGTAGAGATCGCAGGGCAGCAATTCAAGATCCAGAAGGGTCGTTCTATCTATACCCACCGGTTAGAGGGCGACGTGGACGCTGCACTTGCCTCCGACAAGGTGAAAATTCTCCTTGTTGACAACGAAGGCAGCATCACCGTTGGTGCGCCAACCGTAGCTGGTGTTACGGTATCCGCTAAAATCGTCGAGCATCTGAAAGGCGAAAAAGTTATCGTCTTCAAGAAAAAACGCCGGAAAGGATACAAAAAGAAAAACGGACACCGTCAATACCTGACCAAAGTCCTGATCGAAGACATTACTCTGTAA
- a CDS encoding PaaI family thioesterase, with protein sequence MENLINSRIDYLRSQIGRTMTESWSPVGRFLNGVLLSVDHGRMVAEYTIREDLTNVVGGLHGGMSSAILDDLIGGTVFTLGREFGYTTVNLNVDFLHAAKPGDVLTATAEVIRAGRNLIHCEGRLVAADGKIIAKCTSNLVQTSRKLPF encoded by the coding sequence ATGGAGAACCTGATTAATAGCCGTATCGATTACCTGCGGTCGCAGATTGGCCGTACCATGACTGAAAGCTGGTCGCCGGTAGGACGCTTTCTGAATGGTGTTCTGCTGAGCGTTGACCACGGACGGATGGTGGCCGAATATACAATACGTGAAGACCTGACCAACGTCGTAGGCGGGCTGCACGGTGGGATGTCCAGCGCCATTCTGGACGATCTGATTGGTGGAACCGTGTTCACGCTGGGCCGCGAATTTGGCTATACAACCGTTAACCTGAACGTCGATTTTCTGCACGCAGCCAAACCGGGCGATGTGCTGACGGCCACGGCCGAAGTGATCCGGGCGGGACGCAATCTGATCCATTGCGAAGGTCGTCTGGTAGCCGCTGATGGTAAAATTATTGCCAAGTGTACGTCAAATCTGGTACAGACCTCGCGAAAACTGCCCTTTTAG
- a CDS encoding phosphosulfolactate synthase produces the protein MNYTLTQIPDRDAKPRQNGLTMVMDKGMSLREVEDFLSTSADHADIIKLGWATSFVTPNLKEKIELYQRANLPVYFGGTLFEAFVVRKQFDDYRRLLDKYQLQHAEVSDGSLEMHQDDKCEYIRQLATQVTVLSEVGSKDEAKIIPPYKWIQLMKAELQAGAWKVIGEAREGGTVGLFRSSGEVRQGLVEEILTQIPVDKIIWEAPQKEQQVWFVKLLGANANLGNIAPHEVIPLETIRLGLRGDTFSLFLDN, from the coding sequence ATGAATTATACGCTTACGCAAATTCCCGATCGCGATGCAAAACCCCGTCAGAACGGGTTGACCATGGTCATGGACAAGGGAATGAGCCTGCGTGAAGTAGAAGACTTTTTATCGACTTCTGCCGACCACGCGGACATCATTAAACTAGGGTGGGCCACTTCGTTTGTTACTCCCAACCTGAAAGAAAAAATTGAGCTTTATCAGCGCGCAAATCTGCCGGTTTATTTCGGCGGTACGTTGTTTGAAGCCTTCGTTGTGCGCAAGCAGTTTGACGATTACCGGCGGCTGCTGGACAAGTACCAGTTGCAGCACGCCGAGGTATCGGATGGATCGCTGGAAATGCACCAAGACGACAAGTGCGAGTACATCCGGCAACTGGCCACCCAGGTGACGGTCCTTTCGGAAGTAGGCTCGAAAGATGAAGCCAAGATCATCCCGCCTTACAAGTGGATTCAGCTGATGAAAGCTGAACTGCAGGCCGGTGCCTGGAAAGTAATCGGCGAAGCCCGCGAAGGGGGAACGGTTGGTCTGTTCCGGTCGAGCGGTGAGGTCCGGCAGGGCCTGGTCGAGGAAATCCTGACGCAGATTCCCGTCGACAAAATCATCTGGGAAGCACCCCAGAAAGAGCAGCAGGTCTGGTTCGTTAAACTGCTGGGAGCCAATGCCAACCTGGGTAACATTGCACCGCACGAAGTTATTCCGCTGGAAACGATCCGGCTGGGCTTACGTGGTGATACCTTCTCGCTTTTCCTCGACAACTAA
- a CDS encoding DedA family protein: MDLLKSLLDFLLHLDKYLDVWANEYGILLYAILFLIVFTETGLIVMPLLPGDSLLFAAGALAARDTNDLSVGVIIPLLIVAALLGDNVNYLVGKTLGNQIKMRERILFFKREYISETEKFYGKYGGRTVIIARFIPIVRTIAPFVAGAGSMNYGTYIKFCIMGAILWVTSISLLGYFFGNFPIVQKNFELVVFGIVGLSILPIIIEFIKKKSR; the protein is encoded by the coding sequence ATGGATCTTCTGAAGTCGTTACTCGATTTTCTGCTGCACCTCGATAAGTACCTCGACGTGTGGGCGAATGAATACGGTATACTGCTGTATGCGATTCTGTTCCTGATCGTATTCACCGAAACGGGACTTATCGTTATGCCACTGCTCCCCGGCGATTCGCTGCTGTTTGCCGCTGGTGCACTGGCCGCCCGCGACACCAATGACCTCAGCGTGGGCGTTATCATTCCGCTGCTGATTGTAGCGGCTCTGCTGGGCGACAACGTGAATTACCTCGTCGGAAAAACGCTGGGGAATCAGATTAAAATGCGGGAACGAATTCTGTTCTTCAAACGCGAGTACATTTCTGAAACCGAGAAATTTTACGGTAAATACGGCGGACGGACGGTAATCATCGCCCGGTTTATTCCGATTGTCCGGACCATTGCTCCGTTCGTTGCGGGTGCGGGTAGTATGAACTATGGTACCTATATTAAGTTCTGCATCATGGGGGCTATTCTATGGGTAACGAGTATCTCGCTGCTGGGTTACTTCTTCGGTAACTTCCCCATCGTGCAGAAGAATTTCGAGTTGGTTGTTTTCGGCATTGTAGGGTTATCCATTCTGCCAATTATCATTGAGTTCATCAAGAAAAAGTCCCGCTAG
- a CDS encoding shikimate dehydrogenase family protein, translating into MTRYGLIGFPLTHSFSQRYFTEKFNREGIPDSRYDLFEMADVTASLPELLQTPGLRGLNVTIPHKQAVFPYLDRLDASAEKVGAVNVIRLEADGSRTGYNSDYYGFRQSLEDWIMTLNRPVAGLHALVLGTGGASKAVLAALQDLNVSYQIVSRTKSDMTVTYEEVGSLINDHQLIINCSPVGTYPHIDEAPALPYEQLTAKHLLYDLVYNPAETRFMKRGLEQGAAVHNGLRMLELQAEKAWSIWQE; encoded by the coding sequence ATGACACGGTACGGTCTGATTGGTTTTCCGCTTACGCATTCGTTCTCGCAGCGGTATTTTACCGAAAAATTTAACCGGGAAGGCATCCCCGACAGTCGGTATGACCTCTTCGAGATGGCCGACGTAACAGCGTCGCTCCCCGAGTTGTTGCAAACGCCTGGTCTGCGGGGCCTGAACGTAACGATTCCGCACAAACAGGCCGTTTTTCCGTATCTCGACCGTCTGGACGCTTCAGCCGAGAAGGTTGGCGCAGTAAACGTGATCAGGCTCGAAGCAGATGGCTCCCGGACGGGTTATAATTCGGATTATTACGGCTTCCGCCAATCGCTGGAAGACTGGATAATGACCCTTAACCGCCCCGTTGCCGGCTTACACGCATTGGTTCTTGGCACAGGGGGCGCTTCCAAAGCCGTCCTTGCCGCCTTGCAGGATCTGAACGTGTCGTACCAGATTGTTTCCCGCACAAAGTCCGACATGACTGTTACGTACGAAGAAGTTGGTAGTTTGATTAACGATCATCAGCTGATCATTAACTGCTCGCCCGTTGGCACGTATCCGCACATCGACGAAGCGCCTGCCCTACCCTATGAGCAACTGACAGCCAAACACCTGTTGTATGATCTGGTGTACAATCCGGCCGAGACGCGGTTCATGAAACGAGGTTTGGAACAGGGAGCCGCCGTTCATAACGGGCTGCGGATGCTGGAGCTACAGGCCGAAAAAGCCTGGTCGATCTGGCAGGAGTAA
- a CDS encoding putative quinol monooxygenase yields the protein MPLTVFATIIAKPSHEEELRNGLYNLVMKVRDEDACLLYELYESAEHPTHFIMHEIWTDEAGLQAHDQMPHLIEFVEKSRPWLATPVVLTKQQTEVAD from the coding sequence ATGCCGCTTACCGTTTTCGCTACCATCATTGCCAAACCTAGCCACGAAGAAGAACTCCGCAACGGGCTTTACAACCTCGTCATGAAAGTGCGGGATGAAGATGCCTGTCTGCTGTATGAGCTGTACGAAAGTGCTGAGCACCCCACGCATTTCATTATGCACGAAATCTGGACGGATGAAGCGGGCTTGCAGGCGCACGATCAGATGCCGCATCTCATTGAGTTCGTCGAAAAATCCCGCCCCTGGCTGGCCACTCCTGTTGTCCTGACCAAACAACAAACGGAAGTCGCCGACTAA
- a CDS encoding glycoside hydrolase family 25 protein → MRFRVLITFIFRRYGLWISLVLLFLFGIWVVRSWKHDNMDWRFVKAFGINLPMRYGIHGIDVSRHNDRIDWKQVRQLRADGVRLQFVFIKATEGATMFDKHYKKNWREAKKSELRRGAYHFYHPTRDPLRQANNFINHVTLETGDFAPVVDFEVINGQSDETVINGLRLWLETVEDHYNVRPIIYTNRNLYQRYIKGHLDEFPLWIADYSTKHLRAYDDDKLYLWQHNQNGWVKGIKGRVDFNVFVMDDDRMSEICLP, encoded by the coding sequence ATGCGATTCCGTGTTTTAATTACGTTCATTTTTCGGCGATACGGTCTCTGGATTTCGCTGGTGTTGCTGTTCCTCTTCGGGATCTGGGTCGTTCGCTCCTGGAAACACGACAACATGGACTGGCGCTTCGTCAAAGCCTTTGGCATCAACCTGCCCATGCGGTACGGTATTCATGGCATCGACGTGTCGCGGCACAACGACCGGATCGACTGGAAGCAGGTACGCCAGTTGCGGGCCGATGGCGTACGACTGCAGTTTGTGTTTATCAAAGCAACCGAAGGAGCCACTATGTTTGATAAACACTATAAGAAAAACTGGCGGGAAGCGAAGAAATCGGAACTGCGCCGGGGGGCCTATCACTTTTATCACCCCACCCGCGATCCGCTCAGGCAGGCCAATAATTTTATCAACCATGTAACGCTGGAAACCGGTGATTTTGCGCCCGTTGTCGATTTCGAGGTGATCAATGGCCAGTCAGACGAGACGGTTATCAATGGGCTTCGACTGTGGCTCGAAACGGTGGAGGACCATTATAACGTTCGCCCGATCATCTACACCAACCGGAACCTGTACCAGCGTTACATCAAAGGGCACCTGGACGAGTTTCCGCTCTGGATTGCCGATTATTCGACAAAGCACCTACGGGCCTACGATGATGACAAACTATATCTCTGGCAGCACAATCAGAACGGCTGGGTAAAAGGCATCAAAGGTCGGGTTGATTTCAACGTATTCGTAATGGACGACGACCGGATGTCCGAAATTTGCCTGCCTTAG